A portion of the Brachionichthys hirsutus isolate HB-005 chromosome 6, CSIRO-AGI_Bhir_v1, whole genome shotgun sequence genome contains these proteins:
- the rnf44 gene encoding RING finger protein 44, which produces MRPWEIAVNRLPPTAPLNPRRLLGEPCNAPVHLRRSPSVRRQWGRQDRTVLHSSFVQDENFHRLLFSQHHQQAPLDESRQYSHTSTPPRMLHPAAHLPQQSPIMVDLHDQMHQGSVPISYTVTTVTTHGFPIHTGQPLPGCNTQQLPACSVMFSGQLSLLCCLPPPLIQACTMQHMPVSYQAFPPLISSEHFVLHPTPAAPPHQPPHLTPLNQFVPLQPQHPRMPLQRVENEVDLRGDQHPLGTFSYPPSHHPPALPPSLPLQYLPQEPLHQELPFGVPYPHMLPRRVSGQRYRLQQPLPPPPPPSYYPGFLPYFLSMLPVPPTAVGPAISLDLDVDDVEMENYEALLNLAERLGEAKPRGLTKADIEQLPSYRFNAENHLSEQTLCVVCFSDFECRQLLRVLPCNHEFHAKCVDKWLKTNRTCPICRADASDVHREVE; this is translated from the exons ATGCGACCATGGGAAATAGCAGTAAATAGGCTGCCACCAACAGCCCCCTTAAATCCAAGGAGGCTCCTTGGAGAGCCCTGTAACGCCCCAGTGCATCTCAGGAGAAG CCCGTCAGTGAGACGTCAGTGGGGGAGACAAGACAGAACTGTGCTGCACAGTTCCTTCGTCCAGGATGAGAACTTCCATCGCCTGCTTTTCTCTCAGCATCACCAACAGGCTCCTTTAGATGAGTCCAGACAATACAGCCACACCAGCACACCGCCACGCATGCTTCACCCTGCTGCTCACCTGCCCCAGCAGAGCCCCATCATGGTGGATCTACATGACCAG ATGCACCAGGGATCGGTTCCAATATCATACACTGTTACGACGGTGACGACCCACGGATTTCCCATCCACACCGGGCAGCCCCTTCCAGGGTGCAACACTCAGCAGCTCCCAGCATGCTCGGTAATGTTCAGCGGAcagctctctctgctctgctgccttcctcctcct CTCATACAGGCGTGCACCATGCAGCACATGCCAGTGTCTTATCAAGCCTTTCCACCCCTGATCTCCAGCGAACATTTTGTATTGCACCCGACTCCAGCTGCCCCGCCCCACCAGCCACCGCACCTTACTCCTCTGAACCAGTTTGTCCCTTTACAGCCTCAGCACCCACGCATG CCTCTACAGAGGGTAGAAAATGAAGTGGACCTACGAGGGGACCAGCACCCGTTAGGGACCTTCTCCTACCCTCCCTCTCATCACCCACCAGCGCTGCCTCCTTCTTTGCCATTACAGTATCTTCCACAAGAGCCTCTTCATCAGGAGCTTCCCTTTGGAGTG CCATATCCCCACATGCTGCCACGGCGAGTGAGTGGACAGAGATACCGGTTGCAGCAacctctcccccctcctccccctccatctTACTACCCAGGCTTCCTCCCTTACTTCCT GTCGATGCTTCCTGTGCCTCCTACAGCAGTGGGCCCAGCCATTAGTCTAGACCTGGATGTGGACGATGTGGAGATGGAGAACTACGAG GCACTGCTCAATCTGGCTGAAAGGTTGGGTGAAGCGAAGCCACGTGGACTCACTAAAGCCGATATAGAGCAACTTCCATCCTACAGATTCAACGCCGAGAATCATCTGTCTGAGCAAACGCT GTGTGTTGTGTGCTTCAGTGACTTTGAGTGTCGGCAGCTACTTCGGGTATTACCTTGCAACCACGAATTCCACGCAAAGTGTGTGGATAAATGGTTAAAG ACCAATCGCACTTGTCCGATCTGCCGAGCCGATGCCTCAGACGTACACCGGGAGGTGGAGTGA